Proteins encoded together in one Nostoc sp. PCC 7524 window:
- a CDS encoding serine/threonine-protein kinase, with protein MSYCINPTCPNPENVAYSQRCQSCGSQLLLRDRYRVLKPLGQGGFGATFLARDEILPGEPSCVIKQLRPSGTTPHVLQMARELFEREARTLGTIGNHPQLPRLLDYFEEQEQFYLVQEYISGSTLQQEVKLNGTYSEAGVKQFLSEILPLLQYIHEQKVIHRDIKPANLIRRTQDARMVLIDFGAVKNQVSQATTNQSGHTALTAYAIGTPGFAPPEQMAMRPVYASDIYALGVTCVYLLTGKTPKDLDYNPTTGEVMWEHLVQASDHLISVLRKMLEVSVRSRYQTAKEVLRALEIEPYLESLANGLIVKSDTNNKEQTHNRPEDSAVLCSNSSAAATGLGVAQVAAAIRARRAKNADSTRLDVRGKPGVPVSKPTTLANINSNGSQTQKSKVGRRLDTQTLLTAYLKGRRDFALHNLNLLNLQGTDLSGTNFHSAQLQNTNLQGANLQNTDFGRASLTRANLRDANLNKAYFNHADLEGADLRGSDLTNAYLTHANLRGANLCGANLTGAKISDEQLALAKTNWMTIRPNGKRGLL; from the coding sequence ATGAGCTATTGCATAAATCCGACCTGTCCCAATCCAGAAAATGTAGCATATAGTCAAAGGTGTCAATCTTGTGGCTCGCAACTATTATTGCGCGATCGCTATCGAGTGTTGAAGCCATTGGGTCAGGGTGGCTTCGGAGCAACATTTTTAGCCCGTGATGAAATTTTGCCAGGAGAACCAAGTTGTGTCATCAAGCAACTGCGTCCTTCAGGAACGACACCACACGTTTTACAGATGGCGCGAGAACTGTTTGAGCGAGAAGCTAGAACCCTCGGCACCATCGGAAATCATCCCCAATTACCAAGATTGTTGGACTATTTTGAAGAGCAAGAGCAATTCTACTTAGTTCAGGAATATATTAGTGGTTCTACCTTACAGCAAGAGGTGAAACTAAATGGTACCTATAGTGAAGCTGGTGTCAAACAATTCTTAAGTGAAATTCTCCCCTTACTGCAATATATCCATGAGCAAAAGGTCATTCATCGTGATATTAAGCCAGCAAACTTAATTCGCCGGACTCAAGATGCCAGAATGGTACTGATTGACTTTGGCGCAGTTAAAAACCAAGTCAGTCAAGCAACCACCAACCAATCAGGACATACAGCCTTAACTGCATATGCTATTGGGACTCCTGGTTTTGCACCTCCAGAGCAAATGGCGATGCGTCCGGTTTACGCTAGTGATATTTACGCCTTGGGGGTAACGTGCGTATATCTCCTAACTGGTAAAACCCCTAAAGACTTAGATTACAATCCCACAACCGGTGAAGTAATGTGGGAACACTTGGTACAAGCCAGTGATCACCTGATCAGTGTACTGCGGAAAATGTTGGAAGTCTCCGTTCGCAGTCGCTACCAGACAGCAAAAGAAGTTCTCAGAGCATTAGAGATAGAACCGTATTTAGAAAGTTTGGCTAATGGATTGATAGTTAAATCCGATACTAACAATAAAGAGCAAACACACAATCGTCCAGAAGATTCTGCGGTTTTATGTAGCAACTCATCTGCTGCGGCTACTGGTTTAGGAGTAGCACAGGTAGCAGCAGCAATTCGAGCTAGGCGAGCCAAAAATGCAGATAGCACCCGATTAGATGTGAGGGGAAAACCAGGAGTTCCAGTTTCTAAACCCACAACTTTGGCTAACATTAACAGTAATGGTTCACAGACTCAAAAATCTAAAGTTGGACGCAGACTGGATACTCAAACTTTACTCACAGCTTATTTAAAAGGGAGACGAGATTTTGCTCTACATAATTTAAACTTGCTCAATCTCCAAGGTACTGACTTATCAGGAACGAATTTTCATTCTGCTCAATTGCAAAATACTAATCTCCAAGGTGCTAATCTCCAAAATACTGATTTTGGTAGAGCTAGTCTGACTCGCGCTAATTTGAGGGATGCTAATTTAAACAAAGCTTACTTTAATCATGCCGATTTAGAAGGAGCAGATCTCCGAGGATCTGACCTCACTAATGCTTATTTGACTCATGCTAATTTGCGGGGAGCAAATCTTTGTGGTGCTAATTTGACAGGGGCAAAAATTTCTGATGAACAATTAGCGTTAGCAAAGACTAATTGGATGACAATCCGCCCCAATGGTAAACGAGGCTTGTTGTAA
- a CDS encoding Photosystem I reaction centre subunit IX / PsaJ has translation MQKQSDQKGYFLQYLSLAPVLAVIVISIAFSLWAIFNFVFPDLLFHPMPYTNSRKV, from the coding sequence ATGCAAAAACAAAGCGATCAAAAAGGTTATTTTCTTCAGTATCTTTCCCTTGCACCAGTTTTAGCTGTGATTGTCATCTCAATTGCATTTTCTCTATGGGCAATTTTTAATTTTGTTTTTCCTGATCTTCTCTTCCATCCTATGCCTTATACCAATTCACGAAAAGTATGA
- a CDS encoding DGQHR domain-containing protein codes for MRDSASNPTSDIAREYLERENKEKEVLSLLLSSFLDKKDHILVQKTEMGGTEAYVGSVTLEWFAGRVHFASGLPLLQKKYNPETDNIEIDADSIDEIQQRPLDWSRQAPLVQYLAARRNHKFPPVLVVINQPWADDQKATEWDSEGRAKTSTTNFTPLDKDGKVGLLNVSEENVTIYALDGQHRLMGVQGLMELIKTGKLQRYKKDKTADDSFIKVSDLIDQYQVDPTYLHNLPKEKIGIEFICAVNAGETRNEARRRVRSVFVHVNLMAAPLTKGQLAQLNEDDGFAIVARKIAVTHPLLEQRPNRNPRVNWNSATVATNSTVLTTLQALQDMSERYLGQKFPHWKPFEKGLIPMRPENEEIEQGIEEFRKLFDNLASLPSLKILEHEDTPVLRRFSFEKGGGEANILFRPVAQVALAQALGFLVFKKGLSLSNIFKKLRKFDQQGGFSGMEYPQSLWYGVLYDPNKKRVQVAGKDLAAKLLIYILGGLQDRMEVAELRKALANGRTVENKTINFTGEFVEPKEVGLPLVL; via the coding sequence ATGAGAGATAGTGCATCTAACCCAACTTCAGATATTGCTAGAGAGTATCTAGAACGAGAAAATAAGGAGAAAGAAGTATTGTCTTTACTTCTAAGCAGCTTTTTAGATAAAAAAGACCATATTCTGGTTCAAAAAACCGAAATGGGCGGAACTGAGGCTTATGTCGGTTCTGTAACTTTAGAATGGTTTGCAGGTCGGGTTCACTTCGCCTCTGGTTTACCTCTACTGCAAAAAAAGTACAATCCAGAAACCGATAATATTGAAATTGACGCAGATAGTATCGATGAAATTCAACAGCGTCCCCTTGACTGGTCGCGTCAAGCACCGTTAGTTCAGTATTTAGCTGCTAGAAGAAATCATAAGTTTCCACCTGTGCTGGTAGTAATTAATCAGCCTTGGGCGGATGACCAGAAAGCTACTGAGTGGGATAGTGAAGGACGAGCGAAAACATCTACGACTAATTTTACTCCTCTAGACAAAGATGGTAAGGTCGGGTTACTTAATGTTTCGGAAGAGAACGTCACCATTTATGCGCTAGATGGTCAACATCGTCTGATGGGGGTGCAAGGGTTGATGGAGTTAATCAAAACTGGTAAACTCCAGCGATACAAAAAGGATAAAACGGCTGATGATAGTTTTATCAAAGTGTCAGACTTGATAGACCAATATCAGGTAGATCCTACTTATTTACATAACTTACCCAAGGAAAAAATTGGTATTGAATTCATTTGTGCAGTGAATGCTGGGGAGACTCGCAACGAAGCCAGGCGGCGGGTGAGATCAGTTTTTGTTCATGTTAACTTGATGGCTGCACCGTTAACTAAAGGTCAGTTAGCACAGCTAAATGAAGATGATGGTTTTGCAATTGTGGCGCGAAAAATTGCTGTTACTCATCCGCTTTTAGAACAAAGACCAAATCGCAATCCTCGCGTTAATTGGAACAGTGCAACGGTGGCGACGAATTCTACAGTTTTAACGACGCTACAAGCATTACAAGATATGTCTGAGAGATATTTGGGTCAAAAGTTCCCCCACTGGAAACCGTTCGAGAAAGGTTTAATTCCCATGCGTCCAGAAAATGAGGAAATTGAGCAGGGAATTGAGGAATTTAGAAAACTTTTTGATAATTTGGCTAGCCTACCTAGTCTGAAAATTTTGGAACATGAGGATACACCTGTTTTAAGAAGGTTTAGCTTTGAAAAAGGAGGTGGGGAAGCAAATATACTTTTTCGTCCTGTAGCCCAAGTGGCTCTAGCGCAAGCTTTAGGATTTTTAGTGTTTAAAAAGGGTTTGTCCCTAAGCAACATTTTTAAGAAGTTACGGAAGTTTGACCAGCAAGGGGGCTTTAGTGGTATGGAGTATCCCCAATCTCTTTGGTATGGAGTATTATATGACCCGAATAAAAAGCGGGTGCAGGTTGCTGGAAAAGATTTAGCTGCTAAGTTATTAATTTATATCTTGGGTGGACTTCAGGATCGGATGGAAGTGGCTGAACTTCGCAAGGCTTTAGCTAATGGGAGAACTGTAGAAAATAAAACAATTAATTTTACTGGTGAGTTTGTAGAACCAAAAGAAGTAGGATTGCCACTTGTGTTGTAA
- a CDS encoding HNH endonuclease, with the protein MKNLGYYCQLLSQLNVSSSRKRGNAQYKPILVLTVIDLITRGIIANNQIPVSEELIQTFERYWNILGSKSYKGGLHYPFFHLQNDGFWYLVLKPEFKGLQPKTTNKLKEAVAYAYLDNQLFNFLQDESSRQELIDALATTFFQEQQDELEEILQINQSFLEDDLEIAKLVNSTNLDINPKWCFRKAAIRNAFFRKTIVHVYDYKCAFCGIRVTKAVNQNLVDGAHIKPFSQFYDSRIHNGIALCKNHHWAFDRGWFTADEQYKIIVSKELEEISPHTKPMKFFHGERLLLPEKEQYFPELEALQWHRQNLFQA; encoded by the coding sequence ATGAAAAATTTAGGTTACTATTGCCAGTTACTTTCACAATTAAACGTGAGTAGCAGCCGTAAGCGTGGTAATGCTCAATATAAACCAATCTTAGTTTTAACGGTTATTGATCTGATTACACGAGGAATTATTGCTAACAATCAAATTCCAGTTTCTGAGGAATTAATTCAAACATTTGAAAGGTATTGGAATATTTTAGGATCTAAATCTTACAAAGGTGGTTTGCATTATCCATTCTTTCATCTCCAAAATGATGGCTTTTGGTACTTAGTATTGAAGCCGGAATTTAAGGGGTTACAGCCAAAAACAACTAACAAGCTAAAAGAGGCTGTTGCATATGCTTATCTTGATAATCAACTATTTAATTTTTTACAAGATGAATCTTCAAGACAAGAATTAATTGATGCACTTGCAACAACTTTTTTCCAAGAACAGCAGGATGAACTTGAAGAAATTTTACAAATTAATCAATCTTTTCTAGAAGATGATTTAGAAATAGCAAAATTAGTGAACTCAACAAACTTAGATATTAATCCAAAATGGTGTTTCAGAAAAGCAGCTATTAGAAATGCTTTTTTCAGAAAAACTATTGTTCATGTGTATGATTACAAATGTGCCTTTTGCGGTATTAGAGTAACTAAAGCCGTAAACCAAAATCTTGTAGATGGCGCACACATCAAACCATTTTCACAATTTTATGATAGTCGAATTCACAATGGTATTGCTCTTTGTAAGAATCACCATTGGGCTTTTGACCGTGGTTGGTTTACTGCTGATGAGCAATATAAAATTATTGTTAGCAAGGAATTAGAAGAAATATCTCCCCACACTAAACCTATGAAATTTTTTCATGGTGAAAGACTACTTTTACCAGAGAAAGAGCAATACTTTCCAGAATTAGAAGCGTTACAATGGCATCGCCAAAATTTATTTCAAGCTTAA
- a CDS encoding IS630 family transposase yields MAGVTKVEIKESVEELHELLLKQKTASSFERIQALYLLKIGQVKTIQDVAVVVGRARVTVQRWLKNYQESGIKGLLTTLKSPGRPAIISLQVREQLDKELQESEGFKSYEEIRTWLKAVEGIEASYKVVHDTVRYQMKAKLKVPRAVGIKYDSEAESEFKKTATIPRSNKKHVIAPVDRQKTMRYWCGDESRVGLKTEAGRLITKKGVKPIGIMQWKRDNFYLYGLVEPLTGEYFIWEFSHLNTACFNIF; encoded by the coding sequence ATGGCTGGAGTAACCAAAGTAGAAATAAAAGAGTCAGTAGAGGAATTACATGAGTTGCTCTTAAAACAAAAAACAGCATCAAGTTTTGAACGGATTCAAGCTTTGTATTTGCTGAAAATAGGACAAGTGAAAACAATACAAGATGTAGCGGTGGTAGTAGGAAGGGCAAGGGTAACGGTACAAAGATGGTTAAAAAATTATCAAGAGTCGGGAATCAAGGGTCTATTAACAACTCTAAAGAGTCCAGGGCGACCTGCAATAATTAGCTTACAAGTAAGAGAGCAGCTAGACAAAGAGCTTCAAGAATCGGAGGGATTCAAAAGTTATGAGGAAATCCGAACATGGTTAAAAGCAGTAGAAGGGATAGAAGCATCATATAAAGTAGTACATGATACAGTGCGCTATCAAATGAAAGCAAAGCTAAAAGTGCCGCGAGCAGTAGGTATTAAATACGATAGCGAAGCAGAATCAGAATTTAAAAAAACTGCCACAATACCTAGAAGTAATAAAAAACACGTCATAGCACCAGTAGATAGGCAAAAAACAATGAGATATTGGTGTGGGGACGAAAGCCGTGTGGGATTGAAGACTGAAGCTGGGAGACTAATTACTAAAAAAGGAGTCAAGCCCATCGGCATTATGCAATGGAAGCGGGATAATTTTTACTTATATGGATTAGTGGAACCCTTAACTGGAGAGTATTTTATCTGGGAATTCTCTCATTTGAATACAGCCTGTTTCAATATTTTTTAG
- a CDS encoding AAA family ATPase, with the protein MKLTSIKLCNFRSFYGKTPEIILSGGDVLNTTIIHGNNGAGKTSLLNAFTWVLYEKFSAAFASTEQLVNKRAIAEATPNQSVECWVEINWEHEGKRYNVKRQCRVYKNKTDVAITKTELLMQVAGDDGRWYYPSQQPEEIIGQILPVSLHQYFFFDGERIEEIVRSDKKAEIAEATKIFLGVEVINRSIRHLGEAKKTLENELKAIGDSEIKQLLREQEKIEQEIARINTRQAEIKQEIEYQQTFKKETGNRLRELSAAKELQERRQELENQKTANQDNLRQTREALKKIISARGYTVLLSDTTAQFRTILHDLKQRGELTSGISREFVNELLNSQRCICGTELHEGSHAHSNVSLWLDKAGSSSVEETAIRMSAQVDEIDKQATAFWEEVDREQARINQLRQNISQIEVELDSIQERLRKDANEEISSLQKRLDEIENKIDELNREQGANQQQISHLKTEIDALVKQIAKQKLNEDKQLLAQRRINATQDAIERLTEVRNRQEKQFRLQLEKRLQEIFNAISFTPYIPQISDKYELTLVENTAGTEAPVAASTGENQILSLSFIASIIDKVREWSEKRKILTVPDSSTFPIVMDSPFGSLDESYRRRVAQTLPKLANQLIVLVTKTQWRGEVEAEISDRIGREYVLTYYSSKPDCEQDYLEVAGERYPLVKQSPNEFEYTEIIEVERDW; encoded by the coding sequence ATGAAGCTCACCTCAATTAAACTGTGTAACTTTCGCTCTTTTTATGGCAAAACACCAGAGATAATTCTGTCTGGGGGAGATGTCCTCAACACCACCATCATTCACGGCAATAATGGCGCAGGTAAAACCAGTTTACTGAATGCTTTTACGTGGGTATTATATGAGAAGTTTAGTGCTGCCTTTGCCTCTACAGAACAGTTAGTCAATAAACGAGCGATCGCAGAAGCTACACCCAATCAATCTGTAGAATGTTGGGTAGAAATTAACTGGGAACATGAAGGTAAACGCTACAATGTTAAACGCCAATGTCGAGTTTACAAAAACAAAACTGACGTTGCCATCACCAAAACCGAATTACTCATGCAAGTAGCTGGGGATGATGGAAGATGGTATTACCCCAGCCAGCAACCAGAAGAAATCATCGGGCAGATTTTACCAGTTAGTCTACATCAATATTTCTTCTTCGATGGTGAGCGTATAGAAGAAATAGTTCGTTCTGATAAAAAAGCTGAAATTGCCGAAGCCACCAAAATTTTCTTAGGCGTAGAAGTCATTAACCGTTCTATTAGACATCTAGGAGAAGCCAAAAAAACTTTAGAGAACGAGTTAAAAGCAATTGGTGATTCAGAAATCAAACAGTTATTACGTGAACAAGAAAAAATCGAGCAAGAAATTGCACGCATCAACACCCGCCAAGCAGAAATTAAGCAAGAAATAGAATATCAACAAACCTTTAAAAAAGAGACAGGTAATCGGTTACGTGAACTGAGTGCCGCTAAAGAACTACAAGAAAGACGACAAGAACTAGAAAATCAGAAAACAGCAAACCAAGACAACCTCAGACAAACTAGAGAAGCCCTGAAAAAAATTATTTCTGCGCGGGGTTATACAGTTCTCCTCTCAGATACTACAGCCCAATTTCGGACAATTCTCCATGATTTGAAACAGCGAGGTGAATTAACCTCTGGAATTTCACGGGAATTTGTTAATGAATTACTCAATTCTCAACGCTGTATTTGTGGTACAGAATTACATGAAGGTAGTCATGCTCATAGCAATGTCAGTCTGTGGTTAGATAAAGCTGGTTCTTCATCTGTAGAAGAAACAGCGATTCGCATGAGCGCCCAAGTAGACGAAATCGACAAACAAGCCACAGCATTTTGGGAAGAAGTAGACAGAGAGCAAGCGAGGATTAATCAATTACGCCAAAACATTTCCCAAATTGAAGTCGAATTAGATAGTATTCAAGAACGCTTGCGAAAAGATGCCAATGAAGAAATTAGCAGTTTACAAAAACGCCTAGATGAAATTGAAAATAAAATTGATGAATTAAACAGAGAACAAGGTGCAAATCAGCAGCAAATTTCTCACCTCAAAACCGAAATTGATGCCTTAGTCAAACAAATTGCCAAGCAGAAACTCAACGAAGATAAACAATTATTAGCACAACGGCGCATTAATGCCACCCAAGATGCCATTGAAAGGTTAACAGAAGTCCGCAACCGTCAAGAAAAGCAGTTTCGCTTGCAACTAGAAAAGCGATTACAAGAAATTTTTAATGCTATTTCTTTCACACCTTACATACCTCAAATTAGTGATAAGTATGAACTAACCCTAGTAGAAAACACAGCAGGTACAGAAGCCCCAGTTGCCGCATCTACCGGAGAAAATCAGATTCTGAGTTTATCCTTTATTGCCAGCATCATCGATAAAGTCCGCGAGTGGAGTGAAAAGCGCAAAATTCTCACCGTTCCTGATAGTAGTACCTTCCCCATAGTGATGGATTCACCTTTTGGTAGTTTGGACGAAAGTTATCGCCGCCGCGTCGCTCAAACTTTACCGAAATTAGCCAATCAATTAATTGTGTTAGTGACTAAAACTCAGTGGCGGGGTGAAGTAGAAGCAGAAATTTCAGACAGAATTGGTAGGGAATACGTACTGACTTATTATTCCTCGAAGCCAGATTGTGAGCAAGATTATCTTGAGGTGGCAGGAGAAAGATATCCTTTAGTTAAGCAAAGTCCAAATGAGTTTGAATACACAGAGATAATTGAGGTAGAACGGGATTGGTAA
- a CDS encoding metallothionein, translated as MTTVNQMKCACQDCLCIVSVEKAVSKDGKYYCSEGCAEGHKTIKGCGHNGCGC; from the coding sequence ATGACTACGGTAAATCAAATGAAGTGTGCCTGTCAGGATTGCTTATGTATCGTTTCTGTAGAAAAAGCTGTCAGCAAAGATGGCAAATACTATTGCTCTGAAGGTTGTGCTGAAGGTCATAAAACCATCAAAGGCTGTGGTCACAATGGTTGTGGATGTTGA
- a CDS encoding transposase → MWISGTLNWRVFYLGILSFEYSLFQYFLEKFSQTYAQDIHILQLDNGAFHLSQHLKIPENIVLLFQPPHTPQVNPIERLWEEVKRHLTWESFSNLDELREFIWKRLEQLNTSVVASITGWDFILDALFVSGFS, encoded by the coding sequence ATATGGATTAGTGGAACCCTTAACTGGAGAGTATTTTATCTGGGAATTCTCTCATTTGAATACAGCCTGTTTCAATATTTTTTAGAAAAATTTTCCCAGACTTATGCTCAAGATATTCATATTCTTCAGTTAGACAATGGGGCTTTTCATTTAAGTCAGCATCTGAAAATACCAGAAAACATAGTTTTGTTATTTCAACCTCCACATACACCTCAAGTTAATCCAATAGAAAGATTGTGGGAAGAAGTTAAAAGGCATCTAACTTGGGAAAGCTTCTCAAATTTAGATGAATTAAGAGAATTTATCTGGAAGCGATTGGAACAATTAAACACATCAGTTGTTGCTTCTATCACAGGTTGGGATTTTATTCTTGATGCTTTATTTGTATCAGGCTTTTCGTGA
- a CDS encoding FHA domain-containing protein has translation MITKLQNQELERRLSLYQVFISLYERHSHLLDEILQLENLSLSSLTGVKPRYVQGVVDNSSVYVITNLCDNQTQTLQQGQYIWTIGRDRSNGICTHDQHLSRCHAAIQYLENQGFYLIDCNSTNGSFVNGEPVYQPVKLQDGDRIRLGSLTFDFFLNHQRRVLPNLATNLLTQVLPTLANQQTAKFNNISVNQSGAIENTDNTVHINLDYFSVGRLESGEYNFSEQKKSEILDQFFSR, from the coding sequence ATGATAACTAAATTGCAAAATCAAGAACTAGAACGGCGATTAAGTTTGTATCAGGTATTCATTTCTTTATATGAACGCCATAGTCATCTTTTAGATGAAATTCTTCAGCTAGAAAATCTCTCTCTGTCATCTTTGACTGGTGTGAAGCCGCGTTATGTGCAGGGTGTAGTGGATAATTCATCTGTTTATGTCATCACTAATCTGTGTGATAATCAGACACAAACTCTACAACAAGGGCAGTACATTTGGACAATAGGACGCGATCGCAGCAATGGTATCTGTACCCATGACCAACATTTATCCCGTTGTCACGCTGCAATCCAATATCTGGAAAATCAAGGCTTTTACTTAATCGACTGCAACAGTACCAATGGTTCATTTGTCAATGGTGAACCTGTGTATCAGCCTGTTAAATTGCAAGATGGCGATCGCATTCGTTTAGGGAGCTTAACCTTTGACTTTTTCTTAAATCATCAACGCCGTGTTTTACCAAACTTAGCAACAAACTTACTAACACAAGTATTACCCACATTAGCCAATCAACAAACAGCTAAATTCAATAATATTTCTGTTAACCAATCAGGTGCAATTGAAAACACTGATAATACTGTACACATTAACCTAGATTATTTTTCTGTGGGCAGGTTAGAATCTGGAGAATATAACTTTAGCGAACAAAAAAAATCAGAAATTTTAGACCAATTTTTTTCAAGATAA
- the dndC gene encoding DNA phosphorothioation system sulfurtransferase DndC gives MSTAQQPENKGQQTRTVAELVEYIQALTTEIQELYCLDAIPWVVGYSGGKDSTATLQLIWNAIAGLPPQKRHKTIYVITTDTLVENPIVAMWVRNSLEQMKVAAKEQAMPIEPHLLQPEIKETFWVNLIGKGYPAPRGKFRWCTDRLKIYPSNRFVRDVVRVNGEVILALGTRRNESIKRAISMEKHQAGSLRDRLNSNLVSLNSLLYHSSSLPNSLIYSPIEDWRTDEVWIYLNQWQNPWGYSNKDLFTMYRGATADNECPLVVDTSTPSCGDSRFGCWVCTIVSQDKSMEAMIQNDEEKEWMQPLLDIRNELDNHSDQDKRDFRRLRGVVQLVERTKDGKTSVEPISGPYTKKWREHWLRRLLEAEVQIRRTAPEHMRNITLISIEEMSEIRRIWLEEKHEFDDSLPRIYQEVTGEEFKDPRPGADLNLLGRDEWAVLEEICAGDAMHLELMAKLLDTEYQFRKKSKRVGIYDSLEKCFDTSSRSPEEAIRNAHLKRDLREAVSQGDIAKVREKVKQLTLGDAVDEGEAESNKQVTWAGIKFKK, from the coding sequence ATGAGTACAGCACAACAACCAGAAAATAAAGGTCAGCAGACACGTACTGTAGCAGAGTTAGTAGAATACATCCAAGCTCTTACCACTGAAATTCAAGAATTGTATTGTTTGGATGCGATACCCTGGGTTGTGGGCTATTCAGGAGGAAAGGACAGCACGGCGACTTTACAACTGATTTGGAATGCCATCGCCGGACTCCCACCACAAAAAAGACATAAGACAATATATGTGATTACAACAGACACTCTGGTAGAAAATCCTATTGTTGCTATGTGGGTACGCAACTCTCTAGAACAGATGAAAGTAGCTGCCAAAGAGCAAGCAATGCCAATTGAACCTCATTTACTACAACCAGAGATAAAAGAAACTTTTTGGGTAAATTTAATTGGTAAAGGTTATCCAGCGCCAAGAGGAAAATTTCGTTGGTGTACAGACCGTTTGAAGATTTATCCCTCTAACCGCTTTGTCCGTGATGTAGTTAGAGTTAACGGAGAAGTTATTCTGGCTTTAGGTACACGGAGGAATGAAAGCATCAAACGTGCTATCTCAATGGAAAAACATCAAGCAGGTAGTCTTAGGGATCGCCTCAATTCTAATTTAGTTTCACTTAACTCTCTGCTTTACCATAGTTCCAGCCTACCTAATTCTTTAATCTATAGTCCTATCGAAGATTGGCGTACTGATGAAGTTTGGATTTACCTAAATCAATGGCAAAACCCTTGGGGATACAGCAACAAAGATTTATTCACTATGTATCGAGGAGCAACAGCAGATAATGAATGTCCATTAGTTGTTGATACTTCTACTCCTAGTTGTGGTGATTCTCGTTTTGGCTGCTGGGTTTGCACAATAGTTAGCCAGGATAAATCGATGGAGGCAATGATCCAAAATGATGAAGAAAAGGAATGGATGCAGCCTTTATTGGATATCCGTAATGAATTAGATAATCATAGTGACCAAGATAAGAGGGATTTTCGCCGCCTTCGTGGAGTTGTTCAACTGGTTGAGCGTACTAAAGATGGAAAAACCTCTGTTGAACCAATTTCTGGCCCCTATACTAAAAAATGGCGCGAACATTGGCTTAGACGCTTATTAGAAGCAGAAGTCCAAATCCGCCGCACAGCACCAGAACATATGCGTAATATTACCCTCATCTCCATAGAAGAAATGAGTGAAATTCGCCGCATCTGGCTAGAAGAAAAACATGAATTTGACGATAGCTTACCCCGTATTTATCAAGAAGTGACTGGTGAAGAATTCAAAGATCCACGTCCTGGTGCTGATCTTAATCTACTAGGTAGAGATGAATGGGCTGTATTAGAAGAAATCTGTGCAGGTGATGCCATGCACTTGGAACTGATGGCAAAATTGTTAGATACAGAATACCAATTTCGGAAAAAATCAAAGCGAGTCGGTATTTACGATAGCCTAGAAAAATGCTTTGATACCAGTTCCCGTTCTCCTGAAGAAGCCATTAGAAATGCTCATTTAAAACGCGACTTAAGAGAAGCTGTTAGTCAAGGTGATATTGCCAAAGTTAGGGAAAAAGTTAAGCAGCTAACTTTAGGGGATGCTGTAGATGAAGGCGAGGCGGAAAGTAATAAGCAGGTAACTTGGGCAGGTATAAAATTCAAAAAATAG
- a CDS encoding DNA phosphorothioation-associated protein 4, translating into MAANRIKVAKDKAELVKSLVTSKDTTGPFQTYVEVMVFAASLGFKYKKRVPLGETTKREPSPIPQENFASLGYELIIKLIAVNETQDIEIISSREEEYEDKRTQIFEEYANGGLEILESELRGAVDYSERLLLSLISEKQTKDSLEEEFDLRKFLN; encoded by the coding sequence ATGGCTGCAAATAGAATCAAGGTTGCTAAAGATAAAGCTGAGTTGGTGAAATCATTAGTTACATCAAAAGACACAACAGGGCCATTCCAAACTTATGTAGAAGTCATGGTTTTTGCAGCTTCATTAGGCTTTAAATATAAAAAGCGTGTCCCTCTAGGCGAAACAACTAAAAGAGAACCTTCTCCAATTCCCCAAGAAAACTTTGCGTCATTGGGGTATGAACTAATTATTAAATTAATAGCAGTTAATGAAACTCAAGATATAGAGATAATTTCTTCAAGAGAAGAAGAATATGAAGATAAACGTACCCAAATATTTGAAGAATATGCTAATGGAGGGCTGGAAATATTAGAAAGTGAACTACGAGGAGCAGTTGATTATTCAGAACGTCTTCTATTATCTTTAATTTCTGAAAAACAAACTAAAGATTCACTAGAAGAAGAATTTGATTTAAGAAAATTTTTAAATTAA